A window from Triticum aestivum cultivar Chinese Spring chromosome 6D, IWGSC CS RefSeq v2.1, whole genome shotgun sequence encodes these proteins:
- the LOC123142012 gene encoding agamous-like MADS-box protein AGL80, which produces MARKKVTLKYIANDSTRRSRFRKRLRSLMKKATELATMCDVKTCVVVYGEGEAEPQVFPSHAEAVDILNEFKSMPELGHCKKTMDQEAFLTQRIAKLRDQVDKARRECQDSEIRYLLYNIMHGNHPGLVDLSAEDVARVGWKVDELLKSLGERMAKNHVQAPPPAPSVSTDSIDMAPPSQYLTSPQQEEGWLDMVSSGGDVGTLVYGGNASHDGAGFSGADMMMETPFSDLGFSSRPFPPM; this is translated from the coding sequence ATGGCTCGCAAGAAGGTGACCCTCAAGTACATCGCCAACGACTCCACCCGGCGCTCTAGGTTCAGGAAGCGTCTCAGGAGCCTGATGAAAAAGGCGACCGAGCTGGCCACCATGTGCGATGTCAAGACCTGCGTCGTGGTGTacggcgagggcgaggcggagCCTCAGGTGTTCCCTTCCCACGCCGAGGCGGTGGATATCCTGAATGAATTCAAGAGCATGCCGGAGCTGGGCCATTGCAAGAAGACGATGGACCAGGAGGCATTCCTCACCCAGCGCATCGCCAAGCTCCGGGACCAGGTGGACAAGGCTCGCCGCGAGTGCCAGGACAGCGAGATCAGGTACCTCCTTTACAACATCATGCACGGCAACCACCCAGGCCTCGTTGATCTCAGCGCCGAGGACGTCGCCCGCGTTGGCTGGAAGGTGGACGAGCTACTCAAGAGCCTCGGCGAACGCATGGCAAAAAACCATGTCCAGGCGCCGCCGCCAGCTCCATCCGTCAGCACCGACAGCATCGACATGGCGCCTCCCTCGCAGTATCTGACGTCACCACAGCAGGAGGAAGGTTGGCTTGACATGGTGAGCTCCGGTGGTGACGTCGGCACCCTGGTCTACGGTGGCAACGCCAGCCACGACGGCGCCGGCTTCTCCGGCGCTGATATGATGATGGAGACGCCATTCTCCGATCTGGGGTTCAGTTCGAGACCTTTCCCTCCCATGTAA